GCCTGAATCTTTAGGCTTCCAAGACTGCAGATAGAACTGCACAACTAATAGTTTTTAGTGCTTTTGTCAGACAGTTCAGTGCTGGTTTGCTAAGGAATAAAGCATGGTTGACAAGATTTAATTACAAACTTTGTGACAGTGTTGTTTGAGAGGCAGGAGTTACATCTTCATCCTGAGAGGCCACAGCTACAGAATAAAGCCAGAACCTGAACTTTACTTCCTGGTTACCACTGTTCATCCACAGCTAAGTGAGGAGTAACGCAGGACTTTTAATAAGAGTACAACTAAGAATTAAACCAGGAGTTTAGAATCTGTCTCCAAAAAGTCTCTCttgttgcttctttttaaatataccACCCAATGAGGGGTGGTAGGTTCCCAGCATAAGCCAACTTTCTTAAATTACTCATGCTCTGTAAATCGTAAAATGTATAAAAGCCTCACCATGCTGCTTGATGTTCTGTGTCTTAGTTTCACATTACAGCACCATATCAGCGCGGGATGCCCAGTGTGCTCTTGCAGTCTAAAAAACCTCAGTATTTCCACATTACTGTGCAGAGACTGCAGGGGAGAGTAGAACCCTACAGGAAAGTGAAACATAAAAGCTATTAGACAACCTGGGGGGTAGGCAGTTCACTGAGATCAACTCTATCTCACTGCAAAAACCAGTGTAAAGAATGGTGTGGTAGAAGACGAGGTGTTCAAGACACCATATGGTTTTACAACTATGGACTTTCCTGAATTCCATCTTCCTAACAAGGATATGGCAGTAGAGAGAACACTGACCCAAGTTTTATGTCCAAGACAGCCCTGgttaaaaaaaggcagcagaaaaatTGTATAGGCTTTCTGTCAGCTCTTGCCAAGCTGAAAACCAAAGGTTTGCTTGGTGAGACTCCTACCCAGGGTATCCAGCAGGATGTACTGCTCGCATCGCCTCAACAAAAAACTAGTCATTGAAAACAGAAACCCAAGATTTTACTCATATACGCACTGCCAAAACCACTCTGATTTAGACAATTTTTCCCACAGGTTTTAACACTTGATTTATTCAGTTTTGTTCTATTTGGTACATTCAAATACTCATATGTATGAGTTCTTCACACGCCCACAGGACCATTTCCCTTTCTAGAGTTTGACCTGAACATCATTTGGGGATTGTTCACAGAACAGCTGCACCCTTGCCTTGCTGTTGAATCAAGCCATATTTCCAAGGAACAGGAAGGGCCAGGAAAGCATTTCCAAGCACATCAGAACTCCACATTTCAGGCTGCTGTGTTCAAGCTAAGgacagcaacaacagaaaaaaaagattttcaaaaTCAGTGTTCTGTGCCCTTAACTGATCTTACACAAAGATGCTAACTGCACTGGCATGTCAGAGTCAAAGATACACATCAGAAAAAATTCAGATGGGTAAACGGCAAAGATTTCATCATTATGCCAGCAAAAGTTCTCCTAAAATAATATAACacctttaaaaatcactgttttcacAAAGCTGTATTAAGGAAGGTACATCCTCAGAAAAGGGTTTTCTCTAACAGAAGCACAGCTTTTTATTACAGAATCATGAAATGGTTTGCgacttaaagatcatccagttccacccccttgccacaggcagggacatcttccactagccAAGGTTGCTCAGTATGCTATCCTATGTGGTCTTATCCTCACCTCTCCCCAGTTTCTTCTGGGCTGTTTCAAGCAATAAATTAGAAGACAAGCAGCAGTACCACAACTGAAGGACAACAAAGTCAGTCAGTAGTCCAGAAGTGTCCCTAACAGGCGACACTTCCTGCTGATGGAAGCCTGCACAGCTTCAGGCAGCAGCAAGTGTGGTCACTACAGGCCTTCACCAGGACCACTTACCAGTTACTTAACTAGCTTTGTAAAAAAAGCAACTTACCACCATAAATACCCATTCTTCTAGAGGTGGATGGAGTCTACGGTTGGCTGTATGTTCATACACAGGTATTGGAGACAGTGGAGAAGGTCATCTGATGTCACAGCACCTTTAAAATGATGAATAAACTCAGAACTGATGGTAGCAAATCAAACTGGGAAAACCCTCCTAATTAGCTGGCACCTCAGATACAACACTGCTCATCACACATTTCAGCTGGGTAAACGGCAAAGAGTGATCATCATCATGCCAGCAAACAAGTTCCTGCCTGTTGTAAGGCTGCTGTAATGTTCCCAAGGTATCAGACACAAGGGGATTTGTTTGTCTCAAGAGACTCACTTCTATAAGCTGAAGGAGAGCCTTGTTTGTAACTGTTAAGCACAGAATGGTTTCAGTAGAGCTaggagcaagagaaaaaaagctcttttggtACAGAAATACAGGTCCCTCCCTGTTAATTCAAGCCCCAGGTGCCAAGTATCTTTCCAGAGGTGAAGTTCAGTGCTGCAGCCACCTTTCCCTTCAGGATATATTCCAACAGACTGACACAGCTAAGTGCCAGCAAAGGCAGTGACACAAACACACTGTTCTTCAATCTCTCACTTAGTTCTCCACAGCAGAAGCCTTGTTTCTCACCCCAGTTAAAAACTAGATTCTCCGATACTATTACAAACCTCTCCCTTACAATTCCTTCAAAGTTCTTGGGTTACACCTGATTTGGAGCACATCTGGGAGGTTTTACAGCTGGCATAACAGCTTCTGTTATTGAGTTTCAACCTCTTAACACTACATGCAAGCATATTCCTCCCTGTTCCACCTGTAAGAGAATTTACAAGCCAAAAAACATCTTCAGAACTCTAGATTTCGGAAGGCTTTCCTCAACATATTTAGGTACAGGACGAAATAATTACTTCTGTAGCTCCAGAATTCCTGTGACATCTTTCTGCTTGCAAGGCAACAGCATGGCAGGGTCCAGACTGAGGATTTCCAAAGCCAGTAACAAACATCTCATAACTTCACTTGCTGcctgaaacagtgaaaagaaatcaaagacaTTTCATTTAGAGAACTCCACTGCTGAGCCAGTAGCCAAAAGCGTTGACAGTTCCTTGGGGGAAGTAAGCCTGTCAAACAAACAGCAACCTCACTGCTGCCTCTGTCAttacctggggaaaaaaattactgaccGCACCAGTTGAGCTGGTGGTTAGACAAGATTCACCTAGAGAGCTCCCGCGTCAAGAATGACTGATTGCAGGAATGCTACACTGATCCTGGGAACAGCCATCCCTGGGGAGAGGAGCACCCCAGCTCACCCACCACTACTGACCCATTTCTGTCTTGGCTGAGTAAGGGGTCAGCACTCGCACAATGGCCCTGGCAGGAAAGCATGGTCACAGAGACCACTGAGCCCCTGGGGTCatgttccccccccccattctgTATCTGTGCCAGCAGCCCAAAGTGCACGGTCAGGGTCACCATACTGCACCTGCCGAATTCCCAAAAGGGGAAACGAGGCCATTTATCTTCAGGATTAGGACATGCATCTGCCGATGAAAATGATTTATCAGCAAAACCGAGTCTCTCTAGATGTCTGATCTGTCATTCCTTTGAAGACTTGATGAATCAAGAGACAGAGCAACCACCGCGGCTcgctggcagcagagcagcacacacTACCAAGGCCCCTCTTACTCTCACAACGCACACACGTCCCTTTGTGGCCGCCGGGTGTCAGCCTGCACTCCACAACTCCAGCATCCAGTCACTGGATGTGTCAGCACACAGCCACTACGCTTGGCAGCCGAAAGTTACAAGAGGGTGATAATTGCTCACCTTTAAGTGACGCCTTACGCCGTTAAGGTGCCAGCAACCCGCACCTTCAGCTCCTGAGGTTACACCGGTTTTCGCTGCAGAACTCACAACCACCGCccggtttgggtgggaaggggcacccagctccaaccccgcTGAGCGGCAGAGAATGGCTCCGGTGCCTCTGAGAGCAGCGGGAACCGGCTCTGCCGCTCGGACGAGCACACGCTCTGCCGGAGCTGCCCCGGGGAGGGCCGGCCAAGCTATGGCTGCGGTGCTGGCGGCTGCGGCACGGCCGGGGCCGCGCGCAACTCACAGCGCCACCGAGCATCGCCCCCACGGCCGGGAGCCGCTCCAGCAGCGCGGGCCCCGCAGACACGGGCGCCCGGCCTGAGCCGCCGCCCGGAGCCCGGCCCGCACGCaccgccccgccgccccggcccGCAGGAAAGGCCGAGGGCCCCTCCGGGACGCCCTTAAATAGGCCGCCGCCAGGGGCGGGGAAGGAGCGCGGCGCCGGGGCGGGGCCCGACCGGCGCCTTGGGCGTGGCTGCGCGCGCATGCGCGCGGGAGGGTGCCGGTGCCCGTTTCTCGGCAGGCGCGGGGGGTTTGGCCTGCCTGGGCCCAGCGCTGGGCCCGCCGCCCCGGGCTGCCGTGCTGAGGCCGCCGGCGGCGCAGCTCGTCCTCGGCACGGAGCCGTGCCGCAGCCACCGTAACGGCGCTACCGCTGGGACCGGGGTGTGGAGGAGCTGCCGCTGGCCGCGGGGCTGTATGTGCGGGACGGCTCCCGGCGTGGCGGTTCCGCTGAGGGAACCGAGGTGGGCTGTTACAGGCAGGAGTGCCGGCGCCGGAGCACCTTCGCTTGCTTTTTGGTGTGTCTCAGCTACAAGCCGGCGTTTAAAACGCCTCCGTCCCCGCTGAACAGGCAGGCTGCGGGAAGTCAGAGCCATGGAGAATTCGCGTTTCTGGTGGTTACAGAGCACAAGGAATGCTTTGTCCTAAAGGGCtcggggagaggggagggattGGCGGGGGGTGTGGCTGGAGGGCACGGTGCTGCACTTACGGCCGCAACAGGGTGCGTGAGGAAAGGTCGATGTGCAGGAGGCTTCGCACAGGCAGGTTATTTGGGTATGGCCATTGAGGTTTGCCGGTCCCATCCCTctgaaggagaagctgggaTTTCAGTAACTGAGGTTTGCTAAGACCTTTACGTTACTTCTGATAGCGATGTGTGAATATCGCAGTTTTATTCCTAAGCACCTGTTTCCAGTGCCAGTGCCAAACTGTTGTTTCAGTATACAAGGGTATGAACTGTTCCTAAGAAACCTGGCATTGGATCCAGGCATCCgatttgaaacaaaaagagGTTCAGAGGATCTGTTTTGATCCTGATGTAGATTCCTGGAAAATGAGCTCCTGCACTGGTGGAAGGAAGTGGGTTTGCCAACCTGATGTCTTGGTGCTGGGGGAAAAGGCATACAGGTTTGTAGGTGTTGCTGAGTAatgtcttggaaaaaaaacctcccagCTCATAGTGATGGGCAGTTCTTCTCAGGTAACTCTGCTGAGTTCTGTTGTAACTGCAGGTTCTCACTGGCCTTTAATGCATCTGTAGAATGCTGCTGAGGTCCTTGCGCTGTCACCTCTGTAGCTATACAGCTTCTGCAGATGGAGTACACAATAGCCATGGCGTTTGCTGCTTGGCTTCTCTGCCTTCCAAGCATTGTGAATACTACACGTTTACTGTAGTCAAAATTTGAGTAGGCATGTGTTCTCCATACCATCCATGCATAACTTCCTATGATTTTAACCCTTATCCCTATCCATTTTTCATGCTTACCTCATGGATAAGCACTCCAAATCATTCATTTACATTTAGAGGAAAGAGGCCTTTAAAAACAGGGGAGCTATcattttatcacttttttttcccctcctttctggAATTCTGTCCCTTCCAGGTGTATTATTTAAGAGCCCATGAAGTAAccaacacctctgtgcttggTGAGAGCACACAGTTGATGCAGACCATCACCACAGTTCGTGTTTTCCTCACGCTGTTTTGTGTGCTTGGTTCACACATGGTCTGTTTTTACTATCACACTGCTGCTCCACAGTGGCAGCTCAAGGTTTGATGCTGACTTCTGGCTGAGATTTCACTTGCCCGTTTCCCCCTGATGCCACCCGTTCAGATCTCAGTTGCACACAAAACTAGTTTGAATTCGCTGTGCTTCTGTGTCACCATTTAACATTTGTCTGAAGCGTGATCTGTGTCTCACACCCTCATCTCATACAGctgatgtatatatatatatatatatatagtatatataaaGGTTGTTCTTCCtagtatttttgtttcactttttcctAAATGTAGTTTTAGAACTTAAATCATGAAGTCTTCAGAAAGTGCTATTCTGCATTTAGAGTAACTTCTATTAGAAACTAGCAGTCCTGTACAATGAAAAACAGGCAGTTTTTACAACTCAGTAAGTACATAATGTTCACTGAATAATGTTTAATGAAAGGTTTACCTCGGCAATAACAAGTAGTACAGTGTTTTACAGAACAGACACATCAGATGGCGCTTACGCACTTAGTTTCAATTTTTCCTGCCTAAATACAGATGACGCTTAAGTGAAAAATGTGCTATGAACAAACCCAACTCTTCAGGCTTCAAAATGAAGTTAAGCTGCTTCAGTGCATGGGCCCACTAAAAGACTAGAGAAATGCTCCTCAGTGTCTTGGGCAGATAAGTGATTGTGCAAGGGAAAACAcctaaacacattttaaacatgCACCACAATCATATGGATTGACACAAATGATACTtcatgtgcagagcagctcgTGGCTATTGGACATGGTGCTGCAGGACAGACCTCAGCACGTCTTTGCTAGAGGTGAACATGCATCCACCCTTCTGGGAATAGCTCTGGACATCTAAGATTTCCCAAAGGATGAAGCCCTTGCGTGACAGCCATGGTCCGTGGGATTTCCAGCATTGGCTTTATGCAGTGAAGAAAGTGCAGACAGGATTCTGATTGCTGTTTTGAGGCTTGCCCTTTGCTTTCCACCTGAGCCCACAGTGCTCTGCTCTCAGCCACTACTGCACCCTgccttttccccccttctctACAGCACACCCCTCCACCATTTGTCCCAGAGGAGGTGCAGTGTCCCACTCTACCAGCAGCCGCTTCtgctggtgctggctgcagTCACCTTCCCTAATACCACTGTTCAGACCCCAGCAATGCACTCTGTGATAGAACCAACCACACGTCACATTCACTTAATGAGGTATTAATTACATTTAAGAATCAATTCCTTCTCTATAAACAGTATTTCAGGAATCGCAGCTTGCCTATAGGTACTATTTTTAACTTAAATATATAAGgtgtaataaatatttatttttaaaagccagaaaGGAGGTTAGATTTGTGAAGCTGTCGATGTTTCTCCTTGGTTTGCACCATCTCCTTGTGCTGAGTGAGTCAGAAACTGCCCTGTGGCTCCAATGTATAACCTGGAACGCATCGGCCACTTCTGCAAGAGAGGGGAGACAAGCAGAGTGCTGACACACCTGGGATCTTTGCAGTCGGAATGCCACTCTCTGCAAAGCTTAAGCGTTGATGGATCACAGAATGAGGAAATAGGAAACATACTATCACCTGGAAGTTCCCATTTTGTCACTTGTTGGAAAAAATCATTAGAAGCTGGGTAAGGGAAAGGAACTTCAGCCTGGGTGTTTGTTATCTTTGGTATTTAACCACAAGGCTCTGCTCCCAAACCCCACTGTGACCCTGCAGGCAGGAGCGGGCCATGCTGTTCAGTCCTCCTACCACCACATGTATACCCAATGCACCATTGGtcaaataaagcaaagcatTCCTTTTTACGGTGCTGGAGGTACTACATGGATACACCAACGCTTGCAGAGACTGCAGCCCTGTGCATGTACCGTCCATGCTGGCAGCCCTACGATACAGGGGTTGCAAAAAAACTGTCTGTTAAAGGGAATTTTATCTAATTGCTGCAGCACTGACATCTCCTTGTCTTTGTCAGCTCTGGTAATGAACACTGAGACACCCCATCTTTCTGTTCAGTGATTGCCAGAGTCATCAGTTACATTTGTGTTAAATACTTGCAGATTAGGTTTCTTTACCCATGGAAGTTCCTTactgcagacagcagctggaCACCCATCTCTAAAGAGGAAGCATTCAGCTCCACTTTGATAAGCCATTCATTATCGGAGAGGTAGATGTTTGAAAGACAACTTGTCATACACATTGGATGTAAAAATACCTGACACGCAGATCTCTGATGGTACTTATCAGCTGCCAATTATCACTAGCAGAAAAACACTCCTGTTCCAAAAGAACACAGTTTATTTTGGACACTGGGGACTAGGCTGGCATCTTTCCtcgggtaaaaaaaaaaagatggctGTAAAAACTAGAGAGGCTTAATACTGCAGCTGAATCTCAGCTTTTCTATTTAAAGACCAGATTTTCTCACTTGGAAAGACCATACAACCTCATTCTGTATTTAAGTCTCAAGTATGATGTAATGAATTTGTCACCAGCGAGACGTCTGAGTTTAAAGCCTTTAACTGTATCTTTTGTTCAGTTAACACACAACTGTACTTGGATACTTTCCTCACTGTATTTACTGTGCCTGATACACAGATGTTGTTAAGGTCCTCATCCTGGTTCTCTCGTACCctgcacttggggttttttgaatCACGTAACATGATTTGTCTGTGACACGTGTCTTAGTGCCAACTAAAACAATTAAATTAGCACATAAGCTTGGTTGGACTGAGAGAATTTCAAGACTAAATGCAGGTAAATGGCACATCtgtaagattaaaaaatataataattgcTTAAATGAATCCAGTATCACTGTATTCCAGCAGCCTGGGAAATGTGCAGCTGGGTCATTTAGCTGCTGTAATAACTATTTGCAAGTGtttttctgcaagtaatagtTGGCAGCTGATAAAAAGCACTGTAAGAGACCTGTGTCCTTTCACTCTGACCAAGGGACTAACAGAAGCGGCTTCAAACTTACTTGAAAATACATCAcactatttttgtttctgaaattgGAGCCATCTTCCAATTGCTGTACAGGTTTTGCTTTCTGGAGGAGCTGTTGATCAATCATCTGGCCTCAGCAGCATACGTTCATATTGCACTTTTTACGGTGACCAATGCCATGAATAAGAAACTCTGAATTAAGTTCACTTTATAGGAATTAAAGATTACCTCACAGATTAATCTTAATTAAATCATTCTGAATTCATCAgactgtttaaaacaaacaacaaacccacccCAGTGCTCTTAACTTGCTCTCTCAGACCAGAGCCAAAGAAAACACCCCGTGGTATTCGAGTCCCATCAGTCAGTGAGCTATGCATGTGAACACAGTTTCCAGCCGCAGACCCTCCCCAGGAGCAGTTCCCTGTTCTTGTCCCCTCCACATTGCCctggtgttattttttttgGATGAAGGGAAGATCTACACTAACCACATGAAATGAACACATCAGGAAGGCACTTTCACAGAAGGGATTAACATGTGGCCAGTGATTAACACCACCCTTCATGCCATGGCTGCCTGGTGAGAGAGCCAAAGTGGGCCCGGCCCcagggctgctgtcacaggaccATGCGTTGCAGCCAGACACATCCCCTCCAGTGGGCTCCGATGGGTTTGGTGGGGGATCACCGATCACCAAGGTTCCCACATGGGGACTGAGGATGTACTGGTACTTACTTCTAAAGGGACCAAGCCCCACTAGGTCTGGACCTACGCTGTATTTGGTAGTTTTGTGCGAAGTCCCTGAAGCTGGAGGGCGACAGCTCCTGGACATTTCCAACAGGCCCCGAGCACCTAGACAATGGCTAGCCTAGGCAGTCTTCTCGCATACtcatagaacagaatcacagaatggtttgggttggaagggaccttaaagatcatctaagttccaccccgctgccatgggcggggacacctcccacttagaccaggttgctccaagcgctgtccagcctggccttgaacactgccagggatggggcagccacagcttctctgggcaccttgtaccagtgcctcaccaccctcacagggaagaattgcttcctaatatctaatctaaatctctgctctgtcagcttaaaactattcccccttgtcctatcattacatgCCCTTGGAAGAAGTTCCCTCTTCAGCTTTATTATAGGCTCCCTTTAGGCACTATCACAGCACGAGGAAGACTGCTATAAGGTGTCCCTGGAGTCTTCCCCAGGATGAACAAGCCCAACTATCTCAGCCTGTCTATATTAACATTAGCAAGGTAAACAGAAGTTTTAGTCCCATCTAAGACCACCCTACTTCACTGAGAGGAGGTAACGGCTGATCCTCAGCTCTCCTACCTTGACAGGGTGGAGGTATCCATCCCCTCGGAGGGTACCCAAGCCCTCTCCCGGTGACTCCTCCTCATCCTGAAGGCTGCGGGTGAGGTGTGCGATGTAGGTGGTGGCCAGGAGGAGCACGTCCAGCTTGGAGAGCTTGGTGTCGGGCGGCACAGAGGGCAGAGTCTTCTGCAGCTCGAGGAAGGCATGGCGCAGGGTCTGAACCCGGCTGCGCTCCCGGGCGGCGTTAGCGGCAGCGGGTCTGCCTGGAGAGGCGCCGGCCTGCCGCCCAGCCACGGGGGCGGTGCAGAAGTTGCTGCCGGCAACAGGAGGCAACACGGAATCGGGCTCTGCGCCCGGGCTGGAGGTCTCCTCGCCTCTCTCACGCGAGTGTCCACAGTCCATCGGTGACTTCCCCGGCAGGGAGGGACCTGCAACCAGCAAGAGCATCTCTGGAGCCAGCCCCTGCAGCAAACGCTCTCCAAAACCAAAGATTATTGGAGATGCAAGTGCTGCCCATGCCAGAAAAAGCCGGGATGCAGCGGTGCAAGCTGCTCTTCCACTTGCAGCTTGCAAATTTGATACCACACACAGGTACAGAAGCAGAACTCTTCAGAGACTGTATTTAATACTTTTTGGACAGTACTGCATAGAGCAAGTTTTAATCCCTCAGAGTCCAGAGATAGCTCCTGAGAAAACCCTTTCTGTAAACAGGCTCTACTGAGCAGCACTACTTTGGTGGCTCCCATTCACAACCAACTGAAAATTAGGCTAAAtgtgactttaaaaaaacattatcTGTGTAATTTGGCATGTAGGACTGtctatatatgtatgtattctATTTAGCTGCAATTATTTCATCAGCAGTCTTACAGGTGACCAGTTTAgatcacaggaagaaaaatcactgttttcagGCAGAGTACAGCACGGAGCCACAGAGCTTGGCACTGAGGTTCTGAAGGGCAAAACTTGGTCCACAGTTTTAGAAGATCCGGACCCGACTTCTCCTGTCCTCTTTTAACATTATTCAAATTTCCTTGCTAATCCTCTATCCCCTACACTTTTAAGCTTTAAAAGAACCCTGTAGACTGTACTTTGGCCATTGGGGGGCAAGAGAACCTTTGGAAAACAATGGCAGAAAACTTCTCTTGAGCAAAGCTGAATGTAAAGCCCGGGAGGTCTTTCCCCAGCTTTCAGAAGTGTCGGCCAGCTCTGCCTGGAGTAACACTCACAGGCCTTTAGTTCATTTAATTCTGCAGTAAAGTGTAATTCAATCAATGCTCACAAAGTGCAGCATTCCTTAGCTAGAATCATACCTGTTCCTGTCGCTCTCAGCCAAGCAGCCCTCCCAGGCCTTGCGGATCCTGGCTTCCACGTGCTGGGAGCAGCTGTTTCTGTGACAGCCCAGCTTGAAGAACAAGAACAAGCCATCAAAACTTTTAATTTCGTTCAACTACtatgcaattaaaaagaaaccaaaccataAATGATGTACATAAATGACCAAATACCTAAATTTGCAAAAATTAACCTTGattttgcaaagcatttcaaCCTCACACCAAAGTCTCACAGATGCCCCTCTGCAGCCAGTAACAGcaaaacccaggacaaagaACCAAATCACAGGTTTCTAGCAGAAAGGAGGCACGGTTTCTCGATAACCCATTTTGCAATGCTCTGGTTTGATAGCATTTAGAAGGCATTATTACTTTGGGTGTTCTATTGTGATTTGCTGTTAATGAGGCTCACAGTTTTTTCAGGTCACTGTTCTCTTAAACAGAGGTACAGTTCAGGCTGAGATTATCTGTGAAATACCGTGTGCGCATCATCACTGTAAAACAAAGGGGAAACCCCTCTTCTTTTCTTATGATAATATCTATGACCCATATAAAACTCACACTTAAGCCTACATGAGCTTGTTTTGAGGGAGGGCTGAAAAATGGCCCTTAAATTGGCTGTTTCCTTTaacttaaagaaagaaaaggtgccatgtggtttttttcccctctgtgttTTCTCATGTGTTCAGGCACAGTCAGGTCTGGATGCATTTTAAcatcaaagagaaaacaatcaTTATTGCAGACAGGCTCATGTCTATCAGCAGTGTTTCTCATTTGCCACTCAACTGAAATCCCACCAAGATGAGGAATTATTCCCCTATTAATGGAAAAGTCTGAATTGCCCAAGAACACATACCAGCTTCATATAAATCCCTGCTTGCCTACTGCAATACAGGACTAGGGCTGGTGGCCGCACTGTGTTGGTACGTAGCCAGAGTTAGAACTGGGATGATTTTTGCACGAAGTACAGGACATTAAAATGCACGTACCTAAAACCCTCATCTCCTTGGGCACTCCTTGAAGTAGGAATTTCTGGTTTACAAGCTTCACATCTACATCAGATGAAATCCTGGGCCtatggaaaacaagaaaggtcaaaatttcagctgtgaaaatgaGAGATTTCGCTCTGAATTAATCTGTTCTCTGTCAGATTTTCTATCATATACATACAGCAAATGGCTCAGAAAAACCAGCTATGCAGAAACATGGGATCTGCTGTAGGTGTGTACGTACATGCAGCCAAAACACGGTGGTTCCTGTGCACGCACTGGGGTGGGCAGCGTCACCCTCCCGGTGAGGAGGTCGCGATCATGCACACCTCACGGTCCGAAAACCAGTTGCTGAGCGCTAAAGTAAACGAAATGCCCCCGAGCAACAGCCGGTTTCCATGTAACCTCCTTTAAAAGGGAGAGGTTTGGATTTTAAGGTCATTGCAACGATTTTTTGCCAACGCTTGCTGCAGACCTGGAAACGCAGGGGTGAGAGTTTAAGTAGTAAGCAGTCTTTCTAAGTAGTCTTATTTAAGTATTGATAGTCTTTCTAAGGCATCCCTATTGCAGTATTTCTAAAACGGGCAGCTGCATTCGTGGTTTTACATGACAGTATACAAAGGCAGAATCAGCTTGAAACATAATCAGTCTACCCAGGAAAACAACACAACGCTTATTTTAGTTCTGTATTCCGTGTGaacaaaacagcaacaggaaaagaTCGGAAACACGAAAGCAGAGCCCACAAACTAGAAAGAAATAGGTGGAAACCTCAGATATAGGCGAAAGCCTCCGATAACCTTGTTGGCGGCTTTTGCCGTTGCTCCTAGGGGAGAATACAGTGAACCCGCATTACTTTGCATCGGGTTTAAGAACACCTCGTCCGTCGCGTAACTCAGTAACAGTTAACGAAAACACTGTCTCCGAGGCAGTGAAAGAGGATCTCACCAGTTCCGTGCGAAGCCAGCACAGTCGCTGACCCCGCCTGTACCGTCGAGCCCCCGCCGGCTGCGGTACCACGGCCGCCCCATCCCGCACCGGCAGCGAATGAACCCGGCCCCGGCGGGGATCCAGCACCGCGACCGGTGTAGGAGACAGCCCGC
This sequence is a window from Lathamus discolor isolate bLatDis1 chromosome 2, bLatDis1.hap1, whole genome shotgun sequence. Protein-coding genes within it:
- the TCF24 gene encoding transcription factor 24, with the translated sequence MDCGHSRERGEETSSPGAEPDSVLPPVAGSNFCTAPVAGRQAGASPGRPAAANAARERSRVQTLRHAFLELQKTLPSVPPDTKLSKLDVLLLATTYIAHLTRSLQDEEESPGEGLGTLRGDGYLHPVKKWPMRSRLYIGATGQFLTHSAQGDGANQGETSTASQI